A window of the Gossypium arboreum isolate Shixiya-1 chromosome 2, ASM2569848v2, whole genome shotgun sequence genome harbors these coding sequences:
- the LOC108466909 gene encoding beta-1,4-xylosyltransferase IRX14, translated as MKLSALQQSYLGRRSNSFRSSGPLDSSSDGAFKSPAAVFWLVLHGLSCLISLLLGFRFSRLVFLLLSTSSTYTSPFHSPTELAKTLDIRSVIPADPVGNVPLPFPNKTATNSRVVVGRHGIRIRPWPHPNPVEVMKAHRIIERVQTEQRLQFGVKDPRKIIVVTPTYVRTFQSLHLTGVMHSLMLVPYDLVWIVVEAGGVSNETASLIAKSGLRTIHVGFNQRMPNSWDGRHKLETKMRLRGLRIVREKKLDGIVIFADDSNMHSMELFDEIQNVKWFGAVSVGILASSANIDETVVEKRGEEENPRMPVQGPACNVSNMLAGWHTFNTLPFAGKSAVYIDDRATVLPRKLEWSGFILNSSLLWKDGDKPEWMKDIDTLDGDIESPLDLVKDPSVVEPLGSCGRRVLLWWLRVEARADSKFPPRWIIDPPLEITVPSKRTPWPDTPPELPSHEKPVIRIQEPIIKHTTKTRTSRSKRRSKRKHDETRTDRGTTGFDKTLQN; from the exons ATGAAGCTTTCGGCGTTACAACAGAGTTATCTAGGTCGTCGGAGTAATAGTTTCAGATCATCGGGACCGTTGGATTCTTCTTCCGATGGAGCTTTTAAATCGCCGGCGGCCGTTTTTTGGCTTGTCCTCCATGGTCTGTCTTGCTTAATTAGCTTACTCCTTGGGTTCCGTTTTTCTCGTTTGGTTTTCCTTTTGTTATCTACTTCTTCTACCTATACGTCGCCGTTTCATTCCCCTACCGAGCTTGCCAAAACCCTAGATATCCGCTCAGTTATTCCCGCTGACCCCGTCGGGAACGTCCCGTTACCATTTCCTAACAAGACGGCGACGAACTCCCGGGTGGTTGTCGGGCGGCACGGGATCCGGATCCGACCGTGGCCGCATCCGAATCCGGTTGAGGTCATGAAGGCACACCGGATCATCGAAAGGGTCCAAACGGAGCAGAGGTTACAATTTGGTGTGAAGGATCCCAGGAAAATTATCGTGGTCACGCCGACGTATGTACGGACATTCCAATCACTGCATTTGACCGGTGTGATGCATTCGTTGATGCTGGTCCCTTACGATCTGGTGTGGATCGTCGTTGAAGCCGGCGGCGTTAGCAATGAAACGGCGTCGCTTATCGCTAAATCCGGTCTGAGAACCATCCACGTGGGATTCAATCAACGGATGCCGAATTCATGGGACGGACGCCATAAATTGGAAACCAAAATGCGGCTTCGTGGTTTAAG AATTGTAAGAGAGAAGAAATTGGATGGAATTGTTATATTTGCTGATGATAGTAATATGCATAGTATGGAACTTTTCGATGAGATCCAAAATGTGAAATGGTTCGGTGCGGTTTCTGTCGGAATACTTGCTAGCTCGGCTAATATCGATGAGACTGTGGTTGAGAAGAGAGGGGAAGAGGAGAATCCTCGAATGCCGGTTCAAGGTCCGGCTTGTAACGTGTCTAATATGTTGGCAGGGTGGCATACGTTTAACACATTGCCATTTGCTGGGAAAAGTGCTGTTTATATTGATGATAGAGCAACCGTGCTGCCTAGGAAGTTGGAGTGGTCGGGATTCATTTTGAATTCTAGTTTGCTTTGGAAAGACGGAGATAAGCCGGAATGGATGAAAGATATTGATACATTGGATGGGGATATCGAGAGTCCATTGGATTTGGTTAAAGACCCGTCGGTGGTGGAGCCTCTTGGAAGCTGTGGACGTCGAGTTTTGCTCTGGTGGCTTCGAGTTGAAGCTCGTGCTGATAGCAAGTTCCCTCCTAG ATGGATAATTGACCCACCTTTGGAGATCACGGTCCCATCAAAACGCACTCCATGGCCTGATACTCCCCCTGAACTCCCTTCTCACGAGAAGCCAGTGATAAGAATCCAAGAACCAATCATCAAGCATACTACAAAGACACGAACATCCAGATCAAAACGTCGAAGTAAAAGAAAGCACGATGAAACAAGAACAGACAGAGGCACAACAGGTTTCGACAAGACATTACAAAACTAA
- the LOC108466910 gene encoding protein RER1A-like has translation METGPTGGALGGDDLSPSSPAAVISRWTFEVSRRYQHLLDKTVPHVLNRWIGCLAVVLIYAVRVYFVQGFYIVTYGLGIYLLNLLMGFLSPQVDPEMEDGPSLPVSGSDEFRPFVRRLPEFKFWYSITKAFCIAFVMTFFSVFDVPVFWPILLFYWIMLFILTMRKQILHMIKYKYVPFSFGKQRYDSKKASPTENTNLPRD, from the exons ATGGAGACCGGACCAACCGGCGGTGCCCTTGGTGGCGACGATCTATCCCCGTCGTCTCCCGCGGCGGTCATATCGCGGTGGACTTTCGAGGTGTCGCGGCGATACCAGCACCTCCTGGACAAAACGGTTCCGCACGTTCTCAACCGTTGGATCGGATGTCTTGCGGTGGTGTTGATCTACGCCGTACGCGTGTACTTCGTGCAGGGGTTTTACATCGTCACCTACGGCCTCGGCATCTACTTGCTGAATTTGCTGATGGGGTTCCTTTCCCCTCAAGTGGACCCCGAGATGGAGGATGGTCCCTCGCTTCCCGTCAGTGGATCCGATGAGTTTCGCCCTTTCGTTCGTCGACTCCCCGAATTCAAATTCTG GTACTCGATCACAAAGGCCTTTTGCATTGCTTTCGTGATGACATTCTTCAGTGTGTTTGATGTGCCTGTCTTTTGGCCAATACTCCTTTTCTATTGGATAATGTTATTCATCCTGACTATGAGGAAGCAGATTCTGCACATGATCAAGTACAAATACGTCCCTTTCTCGTTCGGGAAACAG CGATACGACAGCAAGAAGGCATCTCCAACGGAAAACACAAACCTTCCCAGGGATTAA
- the LOC108466908 gene encoding F-box protein SKIP2, producing MGQSPPVVLGRVNSLCDSFTFLSSSAFISGEGFRDQIAVEIVDYTAELPDECLAFVFQFLGPGDRNRCSLVCKRWFRVDGWSRHRLSLNAQSEIVSSLPSLFTRFDSVTKLALRCSRKSISLTDDSLLTISIRCRNLTRLKLRGCREITDEGMSTFAKNSKKLRKLSCGSCMFGAKALNAVLDHCANLEELSVKRLRGIHDGAEPIGPGAAASSLKMICLKELVNGQSFAPLVVGSKNLKTLKIIHCLGDWDSVLQLIGNRNQNYKENLNCDINYGSSDSNSNPLMEIHLERLQVSDIGLSAISKCTKIENLHIVKTPECSNYGLVCVAENCKLLRKLHIDGWRTNRIGDEGLIAVAKHCSNLQELVLIGVNATHVSLSAIACNCSKLERLALCGSGTIGDTEIACIAAKCMALKKLCIKGCPISDIAIEALGSGCPNLVKIKVRKCRGVSSDAGEWLREQRGSMLINMDACDTDCGFEASVSDIGVHETGVEVGQVTAVGASTSSNGRLALLRSKLGHFAGRNLVACTLRRWSNCDDNLNINL from the coding sequence ATGGGCCAATCTCCTCCCGTCGTTTTGGGCAGAGTAAACTCCCTCTGCGATTCCTTTACCTTCTTATCCTCTTCTGCTTTCATTTCTGGGGAGGGATTTCGCGACCAAATCGCGGTGGAGATCGTGGATTATACCGCTGAGTTACCCGATGAGTGTTTGGCTTTCGTTTTCCAGTTTCTTGGACCCGGTGATCGGAACCGGTGTTCACTAGTCTGCAAGCGGTGGTTTCGCGTTGACGGTTGGAGCCGCCACCGTTTATCTCTCAACGCTCAATCTGAAATCGTTTCTTCTTTGCCTTCTTTGTTTACCCGTTTCGATTCCGTTACCAAGCTCGCTTTACGGTGTAGTCGTAAATCGATCAGCTTGACGGATGACTCTTTGCTTACGATCTCGATCCGTTGCCGTAACCTCACACGGTTGAAGCTCCGCGGTTGCCGCGAAATCACCGACGAAGGAATGTCGACATTTGCTAAGAATTCAAAAAAATTACGAAAACTCTCTTGTGGCTCTTGCATGTTCGGCGCTAAAGCTTTAAACGCCGTCCTTGATCATTGTGCGAATTTAGAAGAGTTATCGGTAAAAAGGCTTAGAGGAATCCACGACGGAGCTGAGCCGATCGGACCTGGAGCCGCGGCTTCTTCGTTGAAAATGATTTGCTTGAAAGAGCTCGTTAACGGTCAGTCTTTTGCACCGCTTGTGGTTGGATCAAAAAACcttaaaactttgaaaattaTTCATTGTTTAGGTGATTGGGATAGTGTTCTTCAATTAATTGGAAACCGAAATCAAAACTATAAAGAGAATTTAAACTGCGATATCAATTACGGCAGTAGTGATAGCAATAGCAATCCTTTAATGGAAATTCACCTTGAGAGGCTCCAAGTAAGTGATATAGGCTTATCAGCCATTTCAAAATGCACCAAAATTGAGAATTTGCATATTGTGAAAACCCCCGAGTGTTCGAATTATGGACTTGTTTGTGTAGCTGAGAATTGTAAGCTACTGAGGAAGCTTCATATTGATGGATGGAGAACTAACAGGATTGGTGATGAGGGTTTGATTGCTGTAGCCAAGCATTGTTCTAATTTACAAGAACTTGTTTTGATTGGTGTTAATGCTACCCATGTGAGCTTATCGGCCATTGCATGTAATTGTTCAAAGCTCGAGAGGTTAGCTCTTTGTGGGAGTGGAACTATTGGTGATACAGAGATTGCATGCATTGCTGCAAAATGTATGGCCTTGAAGAAACTTTGTATCAAGGGATGTCCGATTTCAGATATAGCCATCGAAGCACTCGGTTCCGGTTGTCCCAATTTGGTAAAAATTAAGGTGAGGAAATGTAGAGGAGTGAGCAGTGATGCCGGCGAATGGTTGCGTGAACAAAGGGGATCGATGTTGATCAATATGGATGCTTGCGACACAGATTGTGGGTTCGAGGCTAGTGTCAGTGACATTGGAGTTCATGAAACCGGTGTGGAGGTTGGCCAAGTAACCGCTGTTGGTGCTTCCACGAGCAGCAATGGTAGGTTAGCTTTGTTGAGGTCAAAGTTGGGGCATTTTGCTGGTAGGAATTTAGTAGCATGCACGTTGAGAAGGTGGTCTAATTGTGatgataatttaaatatcaaCTTGTGA